TCACCTGCAGGTAGACCACCTGCGGCGGGAAGGCGAAGGTCCAGGCGAAGTTGACCAGGGTCAGTTCCAGCACGACCAGGAACAGCCCGCGCTTGAGCAGGAACCCCGCCGCCGCGGCGCGGCCGTGCGGCTGCCGCGCCGCGTACAGCCACGCCGACAGCCCGGTCAGGAACACGAACACCGGCGCGCACAGGTGCGCCAGCAGGCGCGCCACGAACAGCGCCGGCGCGGTGCGCTCCACGTCCAGCGGATCGCCGACCGGGTGGTGCAGGTAGAAGGTCTCGCGCACGTGGTCGAGCAGCATCAGCAGCATCACCGTGCCGCGCAGCAGATCGATCGAGGCCAGGCGCGAGGAGGGGAGGGAGGGCGGAGCGGCGAGGGAAGCAGAAGACATGCGGTGCGGTTCGTGCGAGTATTGAAATAATATAACATTACTTCTCAGGTGCCTCGCTCCATGTCGCCACGTTCGCCGCATTCCCTGTCCCTTGTCGCCGCACTGCTGGCCGGCCTGAGCGCCGGCCCGGCCGAGGCCGATGCGCTCGCCGACGCCGCGGCGGAGTCGGCCGCGGAGGCCGACCCAACCGAACTGGATGCGGTGCGCGTGGTCGGGCGCCGCGACTCGGGCACCTACTACGCCGACGCCACCCAGGGCAGCAAGACCGGCCTGAGCCTGCGCCAGCTGCCGCAGTCGGTGCGGGTGCTGCCGCGGCAGGCGATCGACGACCTGGGCGCGGCGCACCTGGACGGCACGCTGGACTACGTCGGCGGTATTTCGCGGCAGAACGGCTTCGGCGGGCTGTGGGACAACTTCGCGGTGCGCGGCCTGCCAGGCAACGAGAACACCGGCAGCGCGACCCTGCTCAACGGCCTGTCCGGCAACCGCGGCTACAACGCCCCGCGCGACACCGCCAACGTCGAGGCGATCGAGTTCCTGAAGGGGCCGGCCGCCGCGCTGTACGGCAGCAGCGAACCCGGCGGCACGCTCAACGTCGTCACCAAGCTGCCGCAGTGGCGGCCGGCCACCGCGCTGGAGCTGTATGCCGGCTCCCACGATGCGTACCGGGCCGCGGTCGACAGCACCGGCCCGCTCGGCGCCGACGTCGCCTACCGGCTCAACCTCGCCGCCGAGGAAAAGCACAGCTTCCGCGATGTCGTGCACATCCGGCGCCGTTTCCTCGCGCCGGCCCTCACCTGGCGCCTGGGCGAGGCCACCACCTTGAACTACAACGGCGAGTGGCTGCGGCACCGCGCGCCGCTGGACCGCGGCACGGTCGCGGTGCGCGGCGACCTGCGCGCGCTGCCGCGCTCGCGCTTCCTCGGCGAGCCGGGCGACGGCGACGTGCAGGTCGAGAACCGCAACCATCAGCTGCTGCTGCGGCACGACTTCTCCGATGCGTGGAGCGGGCTGCTCGCCGCCTCGCGCCGCGACGGTTCGCTGCGCGGCCATTCCACCGAACCCAGCGCGGTGCAGGCCGACGGCCGCACGCTGTGGCGGCAGCGGCGCTGGCGCGACTTCGCCTCGCACGACAGCGCGCTGCAGGCCGAACTGCGCGGCCAGGCGCGCAGCGGCGCCTGGCGTCACGATCTGCTGGTGGGGATGGAGGCGTACGACTTCGTGCTCGACCAGCGCATGCTGCGGGTCCGCCCGACCGCGGCCGCGCCGTATGCGCTGGACCTGTTCGCGCCGGTCTACGGTCAGCCGCTGCCGACGCCGCTGCCGTTCGTCGACACCCACGAGCGCCAGCGCAACGCCGCGCTGTACCTGCAGGATGCGGTGGCGTTGAACGCGCAGTGGACGCTGCTGCTGGGCCTGCGCCACGACCGCTACCGGCAGACCCTGCGCGACGCGCGCAGCGGCGGCCGCTACACGCAGACTCCGGCTAGGACCACGCCGCGGATCGGGCTCAGCTATGCGCCGGGCGAGCAGTGGTCGTGGTACCTCAACGCCGGGCGCTCGTTCCGCCCCAACAACGGCTCCGACGTGTGGTACGGCACCGCCACCACCAGCGCGCCGGCGCCGGAGACCGGGCGCGCGCTGGAGCTGGGCGGCAAATGGCAGGCGCGCGACGGCCGCCTGGGCGGCACCCTGGCGCTGTACGAGATCGTCAAGGACAACGTGCTCACCGGCGATCCGCGCAACCCCGGCAACCAGATCGCCGCCGGCCGCGTGCGCAGCCGCGGCGCCGAGGCCGACCTGTCCGGCCAGCTCGGCGCGCACTGGCGGATCAACGCCAGCGCCTCGTGGAACCGGGTGCAGGTGCTGCGCGACAACACGCTGCAGGTCGGCGGCGGCCTGATCAACGTGCCCAGGCTCAACGGCAGCCTGCTGGCGGTGCACGAGACGCCGCTGCCCGGCGGTGGCCTGCTTGGCGTCGGCGGCGGCATCACCCATACCGGCGCGCGGCTGGCCGAGGCCTACACCCAGGCGCAGGCCGATGCCGGCGTCGCGCCGGCGCGGCTGCCGGCCTACACCGTGGCCAAGCTGCTGGCGTACTGGCGCGTCGACGCGCGGCTGCGGGTGTCGCTGGACGTGGACAACGTGTTCGACCGCGGCTACTACACCAGTTCGGTCGCGGCGACGCCGTGGGTGGCGGTCGGCGCGGCGCGCACGCTCACCCTCGGCGCGCAGTACCGGTTCTGAGTCCGCTGCCGCCGGCCTCGCGCGGGCGCCGCGCGGCGCCTGCGGGCAGGCTGGCGCGCCGCGCTCAGTCCTCGCCGATGTCCTCGTTCCACACGTCCGGATGGGCGGCGATGTAGCCGCCGAGCAGGTCGATGCATTCCTGGCTGTGCAGGTCGATCACCTCGACCCCGCTGTCGCGCAGCCAGTCGATGCCGCCCTGGAAGGTCACCGATTCGCCGACCACCACGGTGCCGATGTTGAACTGGCGCACCAGGCCGCTGCAGTACCAGCACGGCGCCAGCGTGGTGACCATGATGGTGTCCCTGTAGCGGCGCTGGCGCCCGGCCTTGCGGAACGCGTCGGTCTCGCCATGCACGGAAGGATCGCCTTCCTGCACGCGGCGGTTGTGGCCGCAGCCGAGCAGGCGACCGTCGTTGTGGTACAGCGCCGCGCCGATCGGGATGCCGCCCTCGGCCAGGCCCTGGCGGGCCTCGGCGATGGCGGTGTCGAGCAGGGCGCGGTAATCGGGCGTGGCGATCATCGAGTGCGGCTTCCGTGGTGTGAGGATCGCCATAGTGCGCACGGCCGCGCGGGCTGTCACCACCGGTCGCGGGCGGGAGGCGGGATCTGCGCACGGTCTTCGCGCACGGCGCCGGCCTGCGTGCGCCGCCGGTACGCATGCGGCCGGCGTCGGCGTGCTGCTTTACTTGCCGCGCAAATAGGACTATGAACGCTCTACCCCACCCCCCGCACCGCCGGCTCGGCGCAGGCCGTGCTGCAGAAACGCTGTTGTCCGATTGCAGGAGACACGCGATGCATACCACGATGTGGAAAGGGCTCGGCGGTCTGGCCGTGGCCGCAGGGGTGGCGACCGGCGCGCAGGCGCAGGACCAGGACCAGGAAAAGGCGCAGGGGCTGCAGTGGAGCGACGGCGCGGCCAGCGCCTCGCTGTACGGCACGCTGGACATCGGCTACGTCGGCCGTCGCGGCGGCAACGGCGCGGTCGCCGATACCGGCACCGAGCACGACCTGCAGAGCGCGGCCGGCTCGGACGGCAGCAACGTCGGCCTCAAGCTCGGCTACGCGCTGGGCGGCGGCACCCGCCTGATCGGCGAGGTCGAGGTCGGCGTCAACCTGGCCGGCGACGAGGAGGCCGGCAGCGGCGGCGATACGTTCTACACCCGCCATGCCTGGCTGGGCGCGACCGGCGGCTGGGGCACGCTGCTCGGCGGCACCGTCGACGGCGGGCGCGCCGCGGTGCTCAAGCAGTACGACCCGTTCAAGGGCCGCTCCGTGGCCAGCGCCGGTGCGCTGCAGGTGGTGGTGTCGCGGGCCAAGGACGCGGTGGTCTACGTCACGCCCACCTGGCGCGGCTTCAACGCCACTTTCGCCTATACGCCCAACCTGCTCGGCGTGAGCGACCGCGACAGCCGCAGCCCGCTGTATGCGGTGATCCTGGCCTACAACAAGGGGCCGCTGAGCATCGGCTACGACCACGAGGAAGAATGGTGGGAGGACGTGCCCGGCCTGACCCGGCTCAAGATCAATCTGCTCGGCGCCAGTTACGATTTCGGTCCGCTCAAGCTGTACGGGTTCTACGAGCGCATCGACATCCAGCAGCCGTTCGACGTCGCCGCGCTCGGCTTCTACCACGAGCACAAGGGCTATCTGCTGGGGTTCACCGCGCCGATGGGCGCCAACGGACTGTGGAAGGCGGCATGGAGCCGGCGCGATTCGTCCTACGTGGACAACACCTGCGACAAGTGGGGCGTGGGCTACCAGCACGCGCTGTCGGCCAAGGCCTATCTCTACGCCGACTACGCGCGCATCCACAACGACGCCGGCGGCACCTGCACGATCGCCTACAGCAACGAGCAGACCTCGGCCGACCTCGGCCAGGGCGATGCCGGCGGCTACGGCATCGAGGGCGTGGACTTCGGCCTGGTGCTGAAGTTCTGAGGACCGCGCCGACGGCCGCGCGCGCCTTGCCGCGCGCGGCGCTGGCGTGCGCGCGCCGGGGCAGGCGTCGCGCGGCTGGCGGGCCGCCGGTCGGCTCAGTGGCGGCTGCGACCGACCGCCGCGGGCCACGGCGGCGCCAGCAGTGCGATAATCCCGGCATGAGCGAATCCCCCTACAAGACCGGCACCACCCATTTCGGCTTCCGCGACGTCGCCGCCAAGGACAAGCAGAAGCTGGTCGGCGAGGTGTTCACCTCGGTCGCCGGCAACTACGACCTGATGAACGACCTGATGAGCCTGGGCATCCATCGGGCCTGGAAGCGCTATTTCGTGGCCACCGCGCAGGTCAAGCCGGGCGACCGCGTGCTCGACCTGGCCGGCGGCACCGGCGACATCGCCGCGCTGCTGAAGGAGCGGGTCGGCGACGAGGGCGCGGTGGTGCTGGGCGACATCAACGCCGGCATGCTCTCGGTGGGCCGCGACCGGCTGACCAACCGCGGCCTGGTCGCGGGCCTGGACTACGTGCAGTGCAATGCCGAGGCGCTGCCGTTCCCGGACCAGAGCTTCGACCTGGTGACCATCGCCTTCGGCCTGCGCAACGTCACCGACAAGGACGCGGCGCTGCGCGAGATGTACCGGGTGCTGAAGGTCGGCGGGCAGGCGCGGGTGCTGGAGTTCTCCGCGGTCACCGCCGACTGGTTCAAGCCGATCTACGACTTCCATTCGTTCAAGATCCTGCCGCGCCTGGGCCAGCTGTTCGCCAAGGACGCCGACAGCTACCAGTACCTGGCCGAGAGCATCCGCAAGCACCCGCCGCAGGACGCGCTGAAGGGCATGATGGCCGAGGCCGGCTTCGAGCGCAGCCACTACAAGAACCTGACCGGCGGCATCGTCGCGATCCACTCCGGCTATCGGATTTAGGCCGGGATTGGGGATTCGGGAGTGGGGATTCGCAAAAGCAGCGCGCTTCTACGAATCCCCACTCCCGAATCCCCAATCCCCGCTTCCAGTAAACTGCCGGTTTCCCCGATCCGGTGCTGTCCGCCATGCGTTCCCCGTTCCTGTTGCTGTCCCTGGCCGCGGTCATCGCGACCGGGTGTTCCCGCGAAGCTCCGACCGAAGCCGCCGCTCCCGCCGCCAAGCCCGCGCCCGCCGCCGCCGTGAAACCCGCCGACCGCAGCCACGACGAAAGCTCCTACGCCGAGCCGGGCAAGGTCGTGATCAAGGACCTGGCGCTGGACCTGAAGCTGGATTTCGACAGCAAGCAGATCGGCGGCACCGCCACCTACACGCTGGACTGGAAGGACAAGGGCGCCAAGCAGCTGCTGCTGGACACGCGCGAGCTGACCATCGAGAACGTGCAGGGCGACGACGGCAAGGGCAACCTGGCGCCGCTGCAGTACGCGCTGGCGCCGGCCGACAAGATCTACGGCAGCAAGCTGACCATCGAAGCGCCGAACCAGCCGCAGAAGGTCACCATCGCCTACCACACCGCGCCGACCGCTTCGGGCCTGCAGTGGCTGGAACCGTCGATGACCGAGGGCAAGCAGCTGCCCTTCATGTTCAGCCAGTCGCAGGCGATCCACGCGCGCAGCTGGGTGCCGCTGCAGGACACGCCGAGCGTGCGCTTCACCTACAGCGCGCACGTGACCTCGCGTCCCGACGTGATGGTGCTGATGAGCGCCGACAACGATCCGAAGGTGGCGCGCGACGGCGACTACACGTTCAAGATGCCGCAGCCGATCCCGTCCTACCTGCTGGCCATCGCCGCCGGCGACCTGGTGTTCAAGCCGGTCTCGGCGCGCTCGGGCATCTGGGCCGAACCGTCCATGGCCGACAAGGCGGCCAAGGAGTTCGAGGACACCGAGAAGATGATCGTCGCCGCCGAAACGCTGTACGGTCCGTACCGCTGGGGCCGCTACGACATGCTGGTGCTGCCGCCGTCGTTCCCGTTCGGCGGCATGGAGAACCCGCGCCTGACCTTCGCCACCCCGACCGTGATCGTCGGCGACAAGTCGCTGGTGTCGCTGATCGCGCACGAACTGGCGCACAGCTGGTCCGGCAACCTGGTGACCAATGCCAGCTGGAAGGACATCTGGCTCAACGAAGGCTTCACCACCTACGTGCAGGCGCGCATCACCGAGGCGCTGTACGGCGCCGAAGCGGCGGAGATGGAGCGCGAGATCGACCAGACCGACCTGCTCGCCGAGGTCAAGGACATGAGCCCGGCCGACCAGGCGCTGGCGCTGCCGGCGCTGACCGAGCGCGATCCGGACGATGCGCTGAGCCAGGTCGCCTACGTCAAGGGCGCGTGGTTCCTGCAGTTCCTGGAGCAGCGCTTCGGCCGCGCCACCTTCGATCCGTTCCTGCGCGGCTGGTTCGACGACCACGCGTTCCAGAGCGCCAACACCGACCAGTTCGTCGCGTATCTGAAGAAGAACCTGCTGGCCAAGAAGCCCGACGCGGTGAGCGAGGCCGAACTGCACGCGTGGCTGGACGAGCCGGGCATCCCGGCGTTCGCGCAGAAGGCGCGTTCGCGCAGCTTCGCGATGGTCGATACCGCGCGCATCGCCTGGACCGGCAGCGGCACCTTGCCGACCAAGCAGGTCACCGACGCCTGGACCACCCAGGAGTGGGTGCGTTTCCTCAGCGGCCTGGGCGCCACGCTCACCCCCGAGCAGCTCAAGCAGCTCGACGGCGCCTACCACTTCACCGGCACCGCCAACGGCGAGATCGCGATGCGCTGGTATCCGCTGGCGATCCGCAGCGGCTACGCCGAGGCGCGTCCGGCCGCCGGCGAGTTCATCGCCCGCGTCGGCCGCCGCAAGCTGATCCTGCCGATCTACGCCGAGCTGGTGAAGACCCCGGATGGCCTGGCCTTCGCCAAGCAGGTCTTCGCCCAGGCCAAGCCCGGCTACCACCCGATCACCACGGTGTCGGTGGAGGACATGCTGGCCAAGGCCGACAAGGGCGCCGCCGCGTACTGAGGCGGCGCGCCGAGAGAGGCAGCCTCCTGTGGGAGCGACTTCGGTCGCGACGGCTTTACCGATAAAGCCCGTCGCGACCGAAGCCGCTCCCACATTGGTTGGTAAATGCCCCGAAGGTTGGTAGAACGCCCCGAGCGTCCGCCATGACAGGCCGTCCCATGCAGGACTTGGCGCAGGCCGGGGCCGCATGCGAAGGTAGGCGCATGCCACGTTTCCGGTTCCCGGCTCTTCCATGTTGCTGACGGCGGTGTTGCTGCTGTTGCTGGGCCTCGTCGTGGCCGTGCTCGTGGTGCTGCTGCTCGGCCTGCTGTTCGCCGTGCATCGCGATCCGTTCCTGCTGGTGCGCCTGGAAGGCCTGCGCCTGCGCCGCGGCAGCGGCCTGCAGCGCGGCCAGGCGCAGGTCGCCGGGCATCGCTGGACCTATCTGCATCGCGCCGCGGCCGACCCCGCCGCGCCGACCCTGTTGCTGGTGCATGGCTTCACCGGCAGCAAGGAGAACTGGTTGCCGCTGGCGCGCGTGCTCGGCGCGCGCTATCACCTGTTCATTCCCGACCTGCCCGGCTGGGCCGAGAGCCAGCGCATCGACGGGCAGGACTACGGCTTCGCCGCGCAGGCCGAGCGCGTGGCCGCGTTCGCTGCGCAGTGCGTGCGCCGCGCCGGCAGCGAATGCGTGCTGGTCGGGCATTCGATGGGCGGCGGCATCGCCGCGCTGGCCGCCGCGCGCCACCCCGACGTGTTCGATCGCGTCGGCCTGCTCAATGCGGCCGGCGTGCGCTTTTCCGACAACGCCTTCGGCCAGGCGGTGCTGGACGGCGACAATCCGTTCGCGGTGCACGACGCCGATTCGCTGCGCCGCTACATCGACACGGTGTTCCTGCTGGAGCCGAGCAAGCCGCGCATCCCGTCCTGGGCGGTGCCGTCGATCGTCGCCTGGCGCCGCCGCGAGGCCGGCTTCGAACAGCAGGTGCTGGCGCGGATCGGCCGCAGCGACGAAGCGTTCCTGCCGTTCGACGACGCGGCGCAGATCCGCCAGCCGGCGCTGCTGCTGAACTGCGTGCAGGACGCGGTGATCGATGCCAGCGCGCTGGCGCTGTACGCCACGCGCGTGCCGCAGGCGATCCAGGTGCTGCTCGACGGCAGCGGCCACATGTCCATCGTCGAGAAACCGAACGAGGTCGCGCAGGCGATCGATGACTTGATCCAACGAGGAGTCCCCCGATGAAACGCATCTTGCTCGGCGCGTTGTGCGCCGTCGCCCTGGCCGGTTGCGGCGACCACGAGGCCGAGCGCAAGGCGCAGGCCGCCGCCGAGGCGCAGGCCAAGGCGCAGGCCGCCGAGGACCTGGCCAAGCAGTACGACGCCGCGGTGAAGTCCGGCAACTGGGACCTGGCGCGGATCCATGGCGCGGCGCTGCTGCAGCAGTATCCCGGCACCGACGCGGCCGAGCGCATCGAGCCGGGTTACGCCGAGGTCAAGGCCAAGGGCGAGGCGGCGCGCGAACTGCGGCGCATGCAGGCGGCCTGGGAGTATTCGCAGGTGCCGGCCGGCAAGGGCACGCAGCGCTCGGCGATGCTGTACAGCCGCGACAAGGTCGACGTGGACGGCAGCGGGCCCAAGCCGGTGCAGCTGGTGTTCCGCGATCACCCGGAGTGGAAGCGCAGTGCCTACCTGGTGCTGCAGGCCGGCGATTTCCGCTGCGCCGGCGGCTGCAAGGTGCAGCTGAAGGCCGACGACGCGGCGCCGCGCGCGGCCGCGGCGTGGCGCCCGAACACCGACGAGGCGATCGCGATGTTCATCAGCGACGACAAGGCGCTGTGGAAGCTGGCGCGCAAGACCACGGTGCTGCAGATCGAATTCCCGGTGAAGGCCGGCGGCACGCGCACGGCGGTATTCGAGACCGGCGGCCTGGACGGATCGCAGATGCCGGGATGGGATTGAGCGCGACCCCAGCCGCCGCGCGCCTGCGGCAGGTGCGGCACTGGGTGTTCGACATGGACGGCACGCTGACCTGCGCGGTGCACGATTTCGCGCTGATCCGCCGCGAGCTGCAGATCCCGGAACAGGCCGACATCCTGCAGCACCTGGCCGCGCTGCCGGCCGGGCAGGGCGCGGCCAAGCACGCCTGGCTGCTGGAGCACGAGCGCACACTGGCGTTGCAGGCGGTCGCCGCGCCCGGCGCGCCGGCGCTGTTGCGCACGTTGCACGCGGCCGGTTGCCGGCTGGCGGTGCTGACCCGCAATGCGCAGGAACTGGCGCGGTTGACGCTGCAGGAGATCGGGGTCGAGGACCTGTTCGAGCCGGCCGCCATCCTCGGCCGCGACGAGGCGCCGCCCAAGCCGCATCCGGGTGGCCTGCAGCAGCTGGCCGCGCACTGGGGCGTGGCGCCGCACGCGCTGGCGATGGTCGGCGACCATGCCTACGACCTGCAATGCGGGCGCGATGCCGGCGCGACGACGGTGCTGTTGCATGCGGACAATGCGTGGCCGGCGTTGGCCGATCTGCATTTCGCGGACTGTGCTTCGTTGTTGGCGTGGTGGCGGGACGTGGCCGGGTAGGGTGTTCGGGAGCGGCGGCGTAGCATTGCGGTCGCGCTGGGTGCCGTTCGGTAACCTGGTAACACGTCAGTAGGAGGGACCTCAGTCCCGACGCTACCGCCGTGCGGACCGGCTTCCCGGGCCCATGCGTCGTCTGGATTGCCAATCTTTGCATCCTTCGGACCGTAGAAGGGGATGCAAGCAAGGCAAAGCAAGGCAAAGCAAAGCAAGGCAAAAGCTTTCGCCTGCGGCGAGTTACTTTTCTTTGCTTGTGCAAAGAAAAGTAACCAAAAGAAGCGCTTCACCACAGCCGAAGGCTGGTCAAGCACACCCCGCCTCCGCGCCCTCCGCGCTGCGCGCTCCGGGTCCGCGAATAGGCCGGGATTCGCGGAAGGGGCATCCTGCCCCTGCCGCGAACGGCGCACATCCATGTGCGCCGCCCTTCGGGTTTTTCCCGGCCTATTCGCCGCTGCGTAAGGGACCCCGAAAGCCCAAGGCAACAGCAACAACAAATGCCAGAGCCGTAGCCGTAGCCGAAGCCGAAGCCGAAGCCGTAGCCGTAGCCGTAGCCGTAGCCGAAGAGCCTACGGCTGCGGGCGTAGCGATTTGTCGCCGCTGGGGTTTTTCGGCGCTGCCGATGCAGCAATCCCTGTGGCGCAGCAGTGGCGCTCAATCCTGCAAGGAGCCAGGCACATACCTGTAGATGCGCATCAGTAGCCTGGTTTGCGGATCGGTTCGGCGCCTGCACTGGATTCTTCCGGGCATCCGGTCGTTTCTGCTTGGCACACGCTCTTCTCCCGGTTGCGCCAACCGCGATACAGGCGGGTGGCACAAAGTGTGCCGTTCCCGATACAGCGCGGCCAGGGCGCGAGGGCGCATGTGCGCCTTCGCAACGTCCGACCCCTGCGGCGCCTGGGATGGCGCGGTGCAGCAGGGCGATGGCACGTCGATTGCTCGCTCTCTCCCGATGTTTCCGCATCCCGCCGCGCCGGCCGTCCGACGGTGAGCGCCACGGCACTTCAACGAGGGGAGTAGAACGATGCACAGTCTTCCATGTCGTACCCGTACCTGGACGCTGCTCGCGCTGGCCACCGCGCTGGTGCTGGCCGGTTGCAAGAAGCAGGAAGAGGCCGCGGCGCCCGCCGCGCCCGCAGCGCAGCAACCGGCCGCCGCCGCGCCGGCCGCGGTGGCCGACACCGACAGCGAGTTCGCCACCACCGCCAGCAATCCCGACAACTGGGGCGGCATCGGCCGCGATTTCGCGCTGACCCGGCACAGCCCGCTGGCCGAGATCAACCGCGACAACGTCAAGAACCTGAAGATGTCGTGGGAAATGAAGACTGACGCCACGCGCGGCCACGAAGGCCAGCCGCTGGTGATCGGCAACATCATGTACATGGTCAGCGCCTATCCGAACAATGTGTTCGCGATCGACCTGGCGGCGCAGGAGGACGGCGGCAAGGTGCTGTGGAAATACACCCCGCAGCAGGACGAGCGCTCGGTGGCGGTGGCGTGCTGCGACACGGTCAACCGCGGCGCCTCCTACGCCGACGGCAAGCTGGTGTTCGGCAGCCTAAGCGGCGACGTGATCGCACTCGACGCCAAGACCGGCAAGGAAGTGTGGAAGCAGAAGATGGCGCACCCGGACAAGGGCGAGACCATCACCATGGCGCCGATCGTCGCCGACGGCAAGGTCGTCGCCGGCATCAGCGGCAACGAGTTCGGCGTGCTTGGCCGCGTCGCGGCGTATTCGCTGGCCGACGGCAAGCAGGTGTGGTCGTGCGACGCCGCCGGCAGCGACAAGGCGATCTGCCTGGGCGCGGACTTCAACAAGGCCAATCCGCAGCACGGCCAGCTCGGCGACCTGGGCATCAAGACCTTCCCCAACGAGGAATGGAAGCGCGGCGGCGGCGCCGCCTGGGGCTGGTACAGCTACGACCCGAAGCTGAAGCTGGTCTACTACGGCACCGGCAATCCCGGCCTGTGGAGCCCGTCGTACCGCTGCGGCAAGACCACGCAGGAGGAGTGCAACAACGGCGAGCACGACAACAAGTGGTCGATGACCCTGTTCGCGCGCAAGATCGACACCGGCGAAGCGGTGTGGGGCTACCAGAAGACGCCGTTCGACCAGTGGGACTACGACGGCATCAACGAGCCGATCCTGGTCGACCTGACCATCGACGGCAAGCAGGTGCCCTCGGTGGTGCAGTTCGACCGCAACGGCTTCGCCTACGTGCTCGACCGCCGCGACGGCACGCTGCTGCGCGCGCACAAGTTCGTGCCGGCCAACTGGGCCGAGAGCATCGACATGAAGACCGGCCGCCCGATCAAGGTCGCCGCGCATTCGCCGCTGGAGCGCGGCAAGAAGGTGCAGGCGTTCCCGTCGGCGATGGGCGGCAAGGACCAGCAGCCGTGCTCGGTGGATCCGGCCAATGCGGCGGTGTTCTTCTGCGGCACCAACAACTGGCACATGGAACTGGAGCCGCAGGAGCGCGGCAACACCATGATGGGCCTGCCGTACGTGTTCGCCAACGTGATGATGAAGCCCAACGAGCCCGGCGCGCTGGGCATCGTCAAGGCGTTCGACGTGGTCGAAGGCAAGTCCAAGTGGGAGATCAAGGAGAAGTTCCCGGTGTGGAGCGGGACCCTGGTCACCGACGGTGGGCTGGTGTTCTACGGCACGCTCGACGGCTGGTTCCGCGCGGTGGACAAGGACACCGGCAAGAAGCTGTGGGAGGCCAAGCTGCCGTCGGGCATCATCGGCAACCCGATCGCCTACAAGGCCAACGGCCACCAGTACGTGGCGGTGTTCTCCGGCATCGGCGGCTGGATCGGCCTGCCGGTCGCCGGCGGCCTGGACCCGGGCGATCCGTACGGCGCGCTGGGCGCGGCCGGGCTGGCCTTCAGCAACGGCTTCGACAAGATCCCGTTGGGCGGCATG
The Xanthomonas sp. AM6 DNA segment above includes these coding regions:
- a CDS encoding HAD-IA family hydrolase, whose product is MDGTLTCAVHDFALIRRELQIPEQADILQHLAALPAGQGAAKHAWLLEHERTLALQAVAAPGAPALLRTLHAAGCRLAVLTRNAQELARLTLQEIGVEDLFEPAAILGRDEAPPKPHPGGLQQLAAHWGVAPHALAMVGDHAYDLQCGRDAGATTVLLHADNAWPALADLHFADCASLLAWWRDVAG
- a CDS encoding methanol/ethanol family PQQ-dependent dehydrogenase, translating into MHSLPCRTRTWTLLALATALVLAGCKKQEEAAAPAAPAAQQPAAAAPAAVADTDSEFATTASNPDNWGGIGRDFALTRHSPLAEINRDNVKNLKMSWEMKTDATRGHEGQPLVIGNIMYMVSAYPNNVFAIDLAAQEDGGKVLWKYTPQQDERSVAVACCDTVNRGASYADGKLVFGSLSGDVIALDAKTGKEVWKQKMAHPDKGETITMAPIVADGKVVAGISGNEFGVLGRVAAYSLADGKQVWSCDAAGSDKAICLGADFNKANPQHGQLGDLGIKTFPNEEWKRGGGAAWGWYSYDPKLKLVYYGTGNPGLWSPSYRCGKTTQEECNNGEHDNKWSMTLFARKIDTGEAVWGYQKTPFDQWDYDGINEPILVDLTIDGKQVPSVVQFDRNGFAYVLDRRDGTLLRAHKFVPANWAESIDMKTGRPIKVAAHSPLERGKKVQAFPSAMGGKDQQPCSVDPANAAVFFCGTNNWHMELEPQERGNTMMGLPYVFANVMMKPNEPGALGIVKAFDVVEGKSKWEIKEKFPVWSGTLVTDGGLVFYGTLDGWFRAVDKDTGKKLWEAKLPSGIIGNPIAYKANGHQYVAVFSGIGGWIGLPVAGGLDPGDPYGALGAAGLAFSNGFDKIPLGGMVHTFRLDGAGKTVTPTATATAAAGGAPAAVAKTAR